TAAAGCAATAACAATTGTTTTCATAATTATCCGTATCCGAATGTTTATATAAATTCTTTTATTAAAAAAAATTAACCAATATGCTGTTGTTGTTTTTTAGTTTGGTAACCAATCCATAATCCCAGTAATGTATCTGCACCGGAATGATGACCAATAGAGAGTATTTCCAACATATCCTTAAAAATAATCTCTTTATTCTTTATTTTTTTACCTAGTTGAATGAGATAGGTAGAAAATATTCCCTGGGTGGCATATTCCAAATAATGCTTACTGACAACGGTGGTCAATTCAGATAAAGGAGGAGTGCTATTAAAAAAATAATTAAGTTTTTTTTCTGGCTCTGCTAAATAATGTGCAAATAACATTCCTACTAGCATATCATCTGAACTTGGCGTTAATCCGGGGCCTTTCCCTGTAAAAATAGCCCAGTTAACAGCATTGCCCACTAACTGATTATGAAATAGCTTAATTAATAATTTAATTTCACTGAGCTGCGCGATTTGGCGATAATTTTTCAATGGTCCATATAACCCTGTTGTAATTGAGGGTGAAAGCAGAGAAAAAAAACTTTCTAACCAACGCAAATCTAATTCCGCTTTATCTTGTAAACGCAAATTCTCACCTTGACCTGCTAGTAGAGTAAGTTTATTGGCGAGTATTGCTTGATGATCTTTTAGACTCATCATGACCGAGGGATGACACTGTTTTGCAAAATAGTCAAAATCATCTTGTTTCAGTAACCATCCCATCGGGCTTAATCCTCTTCCTTCACGATGAAAAGTGATTAAACGTTGTTGAGGGCAAATGAAATTCAAAGCATGATCATAAATGCCCACACATTTAATCTCACTTTCAAAGTCAGTAATATGTTGGCTGGTTTGAAGTGCTTGAATTTGCATAATGCCCCCTTTATTGCTGTGATTTATCGTTACAACGCACGATTAAGCATCGATACCTAACTCTTCTGCCAGTGCAACAATCGCTTTCTCAAAACAACCTAAAGGTGCGCGTACCGTTCCTGCGCCTATCTGACCGACACCCGGATCTTTATGCGCAATCCCCGTATTAATCAGTGGCGTAATCCCCGTTTCAACAACGCGACGAGCATCTAAACCTAAACACGCACCTTGGAAATCCCAAGTTGGAATTTGCAACATCATGTTACGCGCAAGGTAGATCTCAGCCATTTCTTCAGTCACTTCTCGCGCGGCATCCATACCTCCTGATGCACCAACAAAACGAGTCACACCCGGTGCTGCAACCATGGCTGCGCCACCAATACCAAAAGTTTCAGTAATTGCACTGTCACCGATATCTGGGTTTGCATCTGCTTGACTAAAACCAGAGAAGAACAGACCTTGTGGTGTATTCACTGGAGCCGTAAACCATTGGTCGCCCATTCCACTGATTTTGATACCAAAGTTGCTACCATTACGGGTCATAACGGTAACGATAGTGCCTTGTTTGATTTGAGCACCTGCATCCATCGCAGCTTTACAATAAGCCATTGCTAAGTTCAGGAAGAATTGGTCTGTAATGCTCAGGAATTTAGTCACTTTTGTGATTTCAGCATCTTCAAAATCTAATGTGCTTAATACTGGTGCCAATTGACGCAGTAACAGGGCTGAAGCTGCAATATTACGTTGGTGGAATTCATCCCCCATCGTAATGGCTTGCCCCATAATTGCAGTCAAATCGATACCATTTTCAAAAGTAGCAATCGCTGCTTTTAATACTGGCGCTAAGCTATTTTTCATCCAATGTAGGCGCTCTTGCACATCTGGGCCGTAAGCACCAAAGCGCATCACTTTACCGATACCTTCGTTCATATTGCAGTAAGCATAGTTACCATGAATGTGGTTTTTGA
This genomic stretch from Proteus vulgaris harbors:
- a CDS encoding Protein of uncharacterised function (DUF2877) — its product is MQIQALQTSQHITDFESEIKCVGIYDHALNFICPQQRLITFHREGRGLSPMGWLLKQDDFDYFAKQCHPSVMMSLKDHQAILANKLTLLAGQGENLRLQDKAELDLRWLESFFSLLSPSITTGLYGPLKNYRQIAQLSEIKLLIKLFHNQLVGNAVNWAIFTGKGPGLTPSSDDMLVGMLFAHYLAEPEKKLNYFFNSTPPLSELTTVVSKHYLEYATQGIFSTYLIQLGKKIKNKEIIFKDMLEILSIGHHSGADTLLGLWIGYQTKKQQQHIG
- a CDS encoding Protein of uncharacterised function (DUF1116), translating into MYSTIEQANEAVIERIREARPHWCDVNLAKEVVPTLETGKKLLHAGPPVTWEEMSGPVRGACIGASLFEGWAETEEQALVMLEAGEIEFIPCHNVNAVGPMGGITSAHMPMLVIKNHIHGNYAYCNMNEGIGKVMRFGAYGPDVQERLHWMKNSLAPVLKAAIATFENGIDLTAIMGQAITMGDEFHQRNIAASALLLRQLAPVLSTLDFEDAEITKVTKFLSITDQFFLNLAMAYCKAAMDAGAQIKQGTIVTVMTRNGSNFGIKISGMGDQWFTAPVNTPQGLFFSGFSQADANPDIGDSAITETFGIGGAAMVAAPGVTRFVGASGGMDAAREVTEEMAEIYLARNMMLQIPTWDFQGACLGLDARRVVETGITPLINTGIAHKDPGVGQIGAGTVRAPLGCFEKAIVALAEELGIDA